One genomic window of Polyodon spathula isolate WHYD16114869_AA chromosome 8, ASM1765450v1, whole genome shotgun sequence includes the following:
- the LOC121319439 gene encoding matrix metalloproteinase-9-like, translated as MGAYTLTAVTLGICVLGTYCAPLKSVFVTFPGETLKNMTDQEFANNYLERFGYLNLQERSSRLASKSKALLRMQKHLGLPETGELNTETLSAMKQPRCGVPDIRNYQTFTGDLKWDHNDITYRTLNYSPDMDPDVIDDAFARAFKVWSDVTPLTFTRLYSGTADIMVSFGKLDHGDPYPFDGKDGLLAHAYSPGEGIQGDAHFDDDEFWTLGTGPAVKTRYGNAEGAMCHFPFLFEGKSYSSCTTEGRSDNLPWCSTTANFDTDKKYGFCPSELLYTFSGNSDGAECVFPFVFLGETYNKCTTEGRSDGYRWCATTSNFDKDKKYGFCPNRDTTVTGGNSEGEPCEFPFTFLGKTYDSCTSEGRGDRKLWCATTSSYDRDQKWGFCPDRGYSLFLVAAHEFGHALGLDHSNIRDALMFPMYSYVEDFQLHQDDIAGIQYLYGPKTGPDPTPPQPTDESPKTTTPSAETPQTPVTTPDTPVTTSHPIDPSQDACKVNQFDAISEIKGELHLFKDGQYWRVSAQRKGEIKGPFPIADKWPALPATIDTAFEDLLTKKIFFFSGKRFWVYHGQNVLGPRSLDKLGLGSDVDQIVGAIQRGKGKVLLFNGGNYWRMDVKAQTIDKGYPRKTDEVFGGVPVDSHDVFLYKGSYYFCWDRFYWRMNTRRQVNRVGYVKYDILMCADPSRRY; from the exons ATGGGAGCCTACACTCTCACCGCTGTCACCTTGGGCATCTGTGTCCTAGGCACTTACTGCGCTCCACTCAAGTCTGTCTTTGTAACTTTCCCTGGAGAGACGCTCAAGAACATGACTGACCAGGAGTTTGCCAAT AACTACCTGGAGCGCTTTGGATACCTCAACCTGCAGGAGCGCAGCTCTCGTCTAGCCTCCAAGTCCAAGGCACTGCTAAGGATGCAGAAGCACCTGGGTCTTCCAGAGACTGGGGagctgaacacagagacactgagcgCTATGAAACAGCCACGCTGTGGAGTCCCTGACATTCGAAACTACCAGACCTTCACTGGAGACCTCAAGTGGGACCACAACGACATTACATACAG GACCCTGAACTACTCCCCGGACATGGACCCCGACGTCATTGATGACGCCTTCGCTCGGGCCTTCAAGGTGTGGAGTGATGTGACCCCTCTGACCTTTACACGCCTCTACTCCGGAACGGCCGACATCATGGTGTCCTTCGGAAAGCTAG ATCATGGGGACCCCTACCCTTTTGACGGGAAGGACGGGCTGCTGGCACACGCCTACTCCCCTGGCGAGGGCATCCAGGGAGATGCACACTTCGACGACGACGAGTTCTGGACCCTGGGCACCGGTCCAG CCGTGAAGACGCGATACGGCAACGCTGAGGGCGCCATGTGTCACTTCCCCTTCCTGTTTGAGGGCAAGTCCTACTCCAGCTGTACCACAGAGGGTCGCTCTGACAACCTCCCCTGGTGCTCTACCACGGCTAACTTCGACACCGACAAGAAATACGGCTTCTGCCCCAGTGAAC TGCTCTACACCTTTAGTGGGAACAGTGATGGAGCGGAGTGCGTGTTCCCCTTCGTGTTCCTGGGCGAGACCTACAACAAGTGCACGACCGAGGGGCGCAGCGACGGCTATCGCTGGTGTGCCACCACCAGCAACTTCGACAAGGACAAGAAGTATGGCTTCTGCCCCAACCGAG ACACAACAGTGACTGGTGGAAACTCAGAGGGGGAACCTTGCGAATTTCCTTTCACGTTCCTGGGGAAGACATACGATTCCTGCACCAGCGAGGGCCGTGGGGACAGGAAGCTGTGGTGCGCGACTACCAGCAGTTACGACAGGGACCAGAAATGGGGGTTCTGCCCAGACCGAG GATACAGCCTCTTCCTTGTGGCGGCCCACGAATTTGGCCACGCTCTAGGCCTGGATCACTCCAACATCCGTGATGCTCTGATGTTCCCCATGTACAGCTATGTGGAAGACTTCCAGCTGCACCAGGATGACATTGCTGGGATCCAGTACCTCTACG GTCCCAAAACCGGACCGGACCCCACTCCACCCCAGCCTACTGATGAATCCCCTAAAACCACCACCCCCAGTGCAGAAACCCCCCAGACCCCTGTCACGACCCCAGACACTCCCGTCACCACCTCCCACCCCATTGACCCCTCTCAGGACGCCTGTAAGGTGAATCAGTTCGACGCTATCTCAGAGATCAAGGGTGAGCTCCACCTCTTCAAGGACGG ACAATACTGGAGGGTCTCTGCACAGAGAAAAGGAGAGATCAAGGGCCCGTTCCCCATTGCTGATAAATGGCCGGCTCTTCCTGCCACCATCGACACCGCCTTTGAGGACCTGCTCACCAAGAAGATCTTCTTCTTCTCAG GCAAGCGTTTCTGGGTGTACCATGGTCAGAACGTGCTGGGCCCCCGCAGTCTTGACAAGCTTGGTCTGGGCAGTGATGTGGATCAAATTGTAGGAGCCATCCAGAGGGGGAAGGGCAAGGTGCTCCTCTTCAATGGAGGGAACTACTGGAG AATGGACGTGAAAGCTCAGACCATTGATAAGGGATATCCGCGCAAAACTGATGAGGTCTTTGGTGGCGTGCCCGTTGACTCCCATGATGTCTTTCTTTACAAAG GAAGCTACTACTTTTGCTGGGACCGTTTCTACTGGAGGATGAACACCCGTCGCCAGGTCAACAGAGTGGGCTACGTGAAGTATGACATCCTGATGTGTGCGGATCCCTCACGCCGCTACTGA
- the LOC121320201 gene encoding zinc finger protein 335-like, which translates to MDSEDNEVESSSDAGPSGLEEPSESGMGMETSEAMSADSSDTVATPLLAPEPDSHVGQSSEGLLEVIQEMSSSTDIMAVVHLPDSSSVAQSTSVSSVSTVTQSLLVSESAQVLVHSSAVGSEGLMMVSDSTASTSSDLGSAIDKIIESTIGPDIMNGCIAVTSAEDGGAETTQYLILQGPDDGAPMVSQMSSSAFSNRIAMESLAEGPTSTSTCLDQSEMVDHQASLQDQDGMHPDQTDQPGHSGYPEHEEPQHSRYIEYSGVNPDQPQNSQYFEYSGELPDQPQHSQYIECSGNNLDEPQNSLYMECSEDRPDQPQHSQYIECSGNDPDEPQNSQYSECSGNDPDQPQNSQYSECSGNDLDQPQNSQYIECSGNDPDQPRNSQYNECSGNDPDQPQNSQYSECSGNDPDQPQNSQYSECSGNDPDQPQNSQYSECSGNDPDQPQNSQYGECSGNDPDQPQNSQYSECSGNDPDQPQHSHEQSGYREVERAQRLGELDLAELEEMMEVVVVRQFKCKMCPYKSISKDTLIKHMRERHFRNSSAPPPKKRGRGRPRRQDSSQEGAVKGEEQAEEEEDDIVDAGAIDDPEDDSDYNPAEDEPRGRQPSLQRSAPTSSLERPRRRVVRPRKFPADRRPQNQGAEVEPLIPSVSNQSAELQGSEAASSSGLGNGATSTSNENCAEPGVSQSDSENKDPSSNTGSEETGYFPRRRGRPSKRFLRKKYKKYMSTRKYYYRSHKPLLRPHHCRICGSRFLTQVDMRFHLDSHEGNDPEHFKCLQCSYRCKRWSSLKEHMFNHEGTKPYKCDECDYTSVYKKDVTRHSAVHSKDKKKKTELDDKVPKITQYPCPVCSRVYPMQKRLTQHMKTHSLEKPHMCDKCGKSFKKRYTFKMHLLTHIQSYGNSRFKCEFCEYTCDNKKLLLNHQLSHTSDKPFKCDYCKYSTTKEDFLVSHMAIKHTGEKPFSCDLCHFVTKHKKNLRLHVQCRHAESFEEWAKSHPEEPPRRRRPFFTLQQIEELKQQHENSQAVQDSTHGPIVSIAQMAFQAVQSTENPTVTQDSLGNTTIIYEQGDESAELAAQNALDLLLNM; encoded by the exons ATGGACTCGGAGGACAATGAGGTGGAGAGCAGCAGCGATGCAGGTCCTTCAGGGCTTGAGGAGCCCTCTGAGAGCGGGATGGGAATGGAGACGTCCGAGGCCATGTCAGCGGACAGCAGCGACACGGTCGCCACGCCTCTGCTCGCACCCGAGCCCGACTCGCACGTGGGCCAGAGCTCCGAAGGCCTTTTG GAGGTGATCCAGGAGATGAGTTCCAGCACTGACATCATGGCTGTGGTTCACCTTCCTGACTCTTCCTCCGTCGCCCAGTCCACCAGCGTGTCCAGCGTTTCCACGGTGACACAGTCCCTGCTGGTGTCGGAGTCTGCGCAGGTCCTGGTTCACTCCAGCGCTGTTGGCTCCGAGGGGCTCATGATGGTGTCTGACTCCACTGCCTCCACCTCCAGTGACCTGGGCTCTGCCATTGACAAGATCATCGAGTCCACCATCGGACCTGACATCATGAACG GCTGTATTGCTGTAACAAGTGCAGAAGATGGAGGGGCTGAGACCACCCAGTACCTCATCCTGCAGGGACCTGATGACG GTGCCCCCATGGTCTCACAGATGTCCTCCTCCGCTTTCTCGAACCGGATAGCCATGGAGTCTTTGGCGGAGGGGCCCACATCCACCTCCACATGTCTGGACCAGTCGGAGATGGTCGATCACCAAGCAAGCCTTCAGGATCAGGATGGGATGCATCCGGATCAAACTGACCAGCCTGGGCATTCTGGCTATCCTGAACACGAGGAGCCCCAGCATTCCCGATACATTGAGTACAGTGGGGTTAATCCAGATCAACCACAGAATTCCCAGTACTTTGAGTACAGTGGAGAGCTCCCTGATCAGCCCCAGCATTCCCAGTACATTGAATGCAGTGGGAACAATCTGGATGAACCACAAAATTCCCTGTATATGGAGTGCAGTGAAGATCGTCCTGACCAGCCCCAGCATTCCCAGTACATTGAGTGCAGTGGGAATGATCCGGATGAACCTCAGAATTCCCAGTACAGCGAGTGCAGTGGGAATGATCCAGATCAACCTCAGAATTCCCAGTACAGCGAGTGCAGTGGGAATGATCTGGATCAACCACAGAATTCCCAGTACATTGAGTGCAGTGGGAATGATCCGGATCAACCTCGGAATTCCCAGTACAACGAGTGCAGTGGGAATGATCCGGATCAACCTCAGAATTCCCAGTACAGTGAGTGCAGTGGGAATGATCCGGATCAACCTCAGAATTCCCAGTACAGCGAGTGCAGTGGGAATGATCCGGATCAACCTCAGAATTCCCAATACAGTGAGTGCAGTGGGAATGATCCGGATCAACCTCAGAATTCCCAGTACGGTGAATGCAGTGGGAATGACCCAGATCAACCTCAGAATTCCCAGTACAGCGAGTGCAGTGGGAATGATCCGGATCAACCCCAGCATTCCCACGAGCAGTCTGGGTATCGGGAGGTAGAGAGGGCGCAGCGCCTGGGGGAGCTGGACCTGGCAGAGCTGGAGGAGAtgatggaggtggtggtggtgcgGCAGTTCAAGTGCAAGATGTGTCCCTACAAGAGCATCTCCAAGGACACCCTCATCAAGCACATGAGGGAGCGCCACTTCAGAAACAGCA GTGCCCCCCCACCAAAGAAGCGAGGCCGCGGCCGTCCCAGACGACAGGACTCCTCCCAGGAGGGAGCAGTGAAGGGGGAGGAGCAggccgaggaggaggaggatgatatTGTAGACGCCGGTGCAATTGACGACCCTGAAG ACGACAGTGACTATAACCCAGCCGAGGATGAGCCTCGCGGACGGCAGCCCAGTTTGCAGCGTAGTGCCCCAACCTCTTCCCTGGAGAGGCCTCGTCGAAGAGTGGTGCGCCCCAGGAAGTTCCCCGCTGACAGGCGCCCTCAAAACCAAG GAGCCGAAGTGGAGCCCTTGATTCCCTCTGTATCCAATCAAAGTGCGGAGCTACAGGGTTCCGAGGCTGCGAGCTCCTCAGGGTTGGGCAATGGGGCGACCTCAACATCCAATGAGAACTGCGCTGAGCCTGGTGTCAGCCAATCTGATTCAGAGAACAAGGATCCCTCCTCTAATACAGGTTCAGAGGAGACAGGCTACTTCCCGAGGAGGCGAGGCCGACCCTCCAAGCGATTCTTACGCAAGAAATACAAGAAGTACATGTCAACCCGCAA ATATTATTACAGATCGCACAAGCCCCTGCTGAGGCCACATCACTGCCGGATCTGTGGCTCGCGTTTCCTGACGCAGGTCGACATGCGATTCCACCTGGATTCTCACGAGGGGAACGACCCAGAGCACTTCAAGTGCCTGCAGTGCAGCTATCGGTGCAAGCGCTGGTCTTCCTTGAAG GAGCATATGTTCAACCACGAGGGAACAAAGCCATACAAATGTGATGAGTGTGACTACACCAGTGTGTACAAGAAGGATGTAACCCGTCACTCTGCCGTGCACAGCAAGGACAA GAAAAAGAAGACTGAGCTG GACGACAAG GTTCCCAAGATCACCCAGTACCCCTGCCCAGTATGCAGCCGGGTCTACCCCATGCAGAAGCGGCTCACACAGCACATGAAGACGCACAGCTTGGAGAAACCGCACATGTGTGACAAG TGCGGGAAATCCTTTAAGAAACGATACACCTTCAAAATGCACCTCCTGACTCACATCCAGAGCTACGGGAACAGCAG GTTCAAGTGTGAGTTCTGTGAGTATACGTGCGACAATAAGAAGCTCTTGCTCAACCACCAGCTTTCACACACCAGTGACAAGCCCTTCAAATGTGACTACTGTAAATACTCCACCACCAAAGAGGACTTCCTGGTGTCTCACATGGCCATCAAGCACACAG GTGAGAAGCCGTTCTCCTGTGATTTGTGCCACTTTGTGACGAAGCACAAGAAGAACCTGCGGCTGCATGTGCAGTGCCGTCACGCGGAGAGCTTTGAGGAGTGGGCCAAGAGTCACCCCGAGGAGCCCCCACGCCGCCGACGCCCCTTCTTCACCCTGCAGCAGATAGAAGAGCTCAAGCAGCAGCACGAGAACAGCCAGGCTGTGCAGGACAGCACTCACGGGCCCATC GTTTCAATAGCGCAGATGGCATTTCAAGCAGTGCAGTCCACAGAGAATCCCACGGTAACCCAAGATTCGCTGGGAAATACCACCATCATATACGAGCAAG GAGATGAATCGGCTGAATTGGCAGCACAGAATGCACTGGACCTGCTGCTGAACATG